One region of Nitrospinaceae bacterium genomic DNA includes:
- a CDS encoding glutamine amidotransferase, giving the protein MILMIDNYDSFTYNLVQYLGELGADVKVHRNDEITLEQIESLQPEKIVVSPGPRTPDKAGVSVDVVKRYAGKIPILGVCLGHQSVGVAFGAEVIKAGKLMHGKTSMIEHDGKTLFENLSNPFEATRYHSLVLNRRTLPDCFEITAESEDKEIMGIRHKELFVEGVQFHPESILTACGKELLGNFLRMPVTSRA; this is encoded by the coding sequence ATGATTCTCATGATCGACAACTACGACTCGTTCACCTACAACCTCGTGCAATACCTGGGTGAACTGGGGGCGGATGTGAAGGTGCACCGCAACGATGAAATCACGCTGGAACAAATCGAAAGCCTGCAACCGGAAAAAATCGTCGTGTCTCCCGGCCCCCGCACTCCCGACAAGGCCGGTGTGTCCGTCGATGTGGTTAAGCGTTATGCCGGTAAGATTCCCATTCTGGGTGTGTGCCTGGGGCATCAGTCCGTGGGTGTGGCGTTCGGTGCGGAAGTGATCAAAGCCGGGAAATTGATGCACGGGAAAACGTCGATGATTGAACACGACGGAAAAACCCTGTTTGAAAACCTGTCCAATCCTTTCGAGGCCACACGCTATCATTCCCTTGTTCTGAATCGCAGGACTCTGCCCGATTGTTTTGAGATCACGGCGGAGAGCGAAGACAAAGAGATCATGGGAATCCGCCATAAGGAATTGTTTGTGGAAGGGGTGCAGTTTCATCCCGAATCTATTTTGACCGCCTGCGGAAAAGAGTTGCTGGGCAATTTTCTTCGCATGCCGGTCACCAGCCGCGCATGA
- a CDS encoding ATPase yields the protein MQHKIDEITHQVKEAGAFISPLLQELEKVLVGQKYLTERLILGLLTGEHILVEGVPGLAKTTAVKTLSQTVRADFKRIQFTPDLLPADLLGTQIYQPKTGEFSIKKGPLFANIILADEINRAPAKVQSALLEAMQERQITIGGQTFNLEEPFMVIATQNPIEQEGTYPLPEAQVDRFMFKLHIDYPSREEEKLIMQRMATTNNHQKVMPVLHPEELVKARGVFDSIYIDENLQDYIINLVSCTREPAQYNLEALTKTIQYGASPRASIFLNRVAKAYAFMQGRGYVVPHDIKTIGRDVLRHRVILSYEAEAENLTSDDILQKIFDTVEVP from the coding sequence ATGCAACACAAGATAGACGAAATAACGCATCAGGTGAAAGAGGCCGGAGCCTTTATTTCACCGCTCCTTCAGGAACTGGAAAAGGTTCTCGTCGGCCAGAAATACCTGACCGAACGGTTGATTCTGGGCCTGCTGACAGGCGAGCACATCCTGGTGGAAGGCGTTCCCGGCCTGGCCAAGACGACCGCCGTCAAAACCCTGTCCCAGACCGTCCGGGCTGATTTCAAGCGCATCCAGTTCACGCCCGACCTCCTGCCGGCGGATCTTCTGGGAACGCAAATATACCAGCCGAAAACCGGAGAATTCAGCATCAAAAAAGGGCCGCTTTTCGCCAATATCATTTTGGCCGACGAAATCAACCGGGCTCCCGCAAAGGTGCAAAGCGCCCTGCTGGAAGCCATGCAGGAGAGGCAGATCACCATCGGCGGGCAAACCTTCAACCTGGAAGAGCCCTTCATGGTCATCGCCACGCAGAATCCCATTGAACAGGAGGGAACCTATCCCCTTCCCGAAGCGCAGGTGGACCGTTTCATGTTCAAATTGCACATCGATTATCCTTCCAGGGAAGAAGAAAAACTCATCATGCAGCGAATGGCCACCACCAATAACCATCAGAAAGTCATGCCCGTACTTCATCCCGAAGAGCTGGTGAAAGCAAGAGGGGTGTTCGACTCCATATACATTGATGAAAATCTGCAGGATTACATCATCAACCTGGTGTCCTGCACCCGCGAACCCGCACAATACAATCTGGAGGCGTTGACGAAAACCATCCAGTACGGAGCTTCTCCCAGGGCTTCCATTTTCCTGAACCGCGTGGCCAAAGCCTATGCCTTCATGCAGGGGCGCGGCTATGTGGTCCCGCACGACATCAAGACCATCGGACGGGACGTTCTCAGGCACCGTGTCATTCTCTCCTACGAGGCCGAGGCGGAAAACCTGACTTCCGACGACATCCTGCAAAAAATCTTCGACACCGTGGAAGTGCCTTAG
- the trpE gene encoding anthranilate synthase component I, producing the protein MVKPSLEEFKRNAEQGNLIPVYKEIVADLDTPVSAYMKIRGGDYSFLLESVEGGEKWARYCFLGCDPSLIVRTKGNTFSIQNNGRQEAGQVEGDNPLSVIKKILAKYRPVPTAGLPRFAGGAVGFVGYDMVRFFEGLPDSTEDDLDVPDSLFVITDTLLVFDNVAQTIKIVSNAFYEGGDLDRLYHRTIEKIEALEKKLRAPVPDGAQGNGVKQANIKNENQFESNFEEEAFKKAVLKIKDYILEGDAIQVVLSQRLKVSISQDPFNIYRALRTVNPSPYMYYLKFGDLDVIGSSPEVLVRLEEGKVEVRPIAGTRKRGQNEEEDCALEEDLLHDEKELAEHIMLVDLGRNDLGRVAQTSTVEVNERFLIERYSHVMHIVSNVRGILKKGLDCFDVLKAAFPAGTVSGAPKIRAMEIIDELEPTRRGLYAGTVGYISFSGNMDTAIAIRTLLVKDNTAYLGVGAGIVADSVPENEFEETMNKGKALLKAIEITEQGLFQ; encoded by the coding sequence ATGGTTAAGCCTTCCCTGGAAGAATTCAAACGAAATGCTGAACAAGGCAACCTGATTCCCGTTTATAAGGAAATCGTGGCGGACCTCGATACGCCCGTATCCGCTTATATGAAAATCAGGGGAGGGGACTACTCCTTTCTTCTGGAAAGCGTGGAAGGCGGGGAGAAGTGGGCGCGATATTGCTTCCTCGGCTGTGACCCGTCCCTGATCGTGCGCACCAAGGGGAATACTTTCAGCATTCAGAATAATGGAAGACAAGAAGCCGGGCAGGTCGAGGGAGACAACCCGCTTTCGGTCATCAAGAAGATTTTAGCGAAGTACCGCCCGGTGCCAACGGCAGGACTGCCCCGGTTTGCCGGAGGAGCGGTGGGGTTCGTGGGCTATGACATGGTCCGGTTTTTTGAAGGTCTTCCCGATAGCACCGAGGACGATCTCGATGTTCCCGATTCTCTGTTTGTCATCACCGACACTCTGTTGGTGTTCGATAATGTTGCGCAGACCATAAAGATCGTGTCCAACGCTTTTTACGAAGGCGGCGATCTGGACCGCCTATATCATCGGACCATCGAAAAAATCGAAGCGCTGGAGAAAAAACTGCGCGCACCTGTTCCGGATGGCGCTCAAGGAAATGGGGTTAAACAGGCCAATATAAAAAATGAAAATCAATTTGAATCCAATTTTGAGGAAGAAGCTTTTAAGAAGGCCGTCTTAAAGATAAAAGACTATATTCTCGAAGGCGACGCGATCCAGGTGGTTCTGTCGCAACGGCTCAAGGTTTCGATCAGCCAGGACCCTTTCAATATCTACCGCGCTCTCAGGACGGTCAACCCGTCGCCCTACATGTACTATTTAAAATTTGGCGACCTGGATGTGATCGGTTCGTCGCCTGAAGTCCTGGTGCGGCTGGAAGAAGGCAAGGTGGAAGTGCGTCCCATTGCCGGGACCCGCAAACGCGGTCAAAATGAAGAAGAGGATTGCGCGTTGGAAGAGGACCTGCTTCACGATGAAAAGGAACTGGCGGAACACATCATGCTGGTGGACCTGGGGCGCAACGATCTGGGGCGGGTCGCTCAAACCAGCACGGTGGAGGTGAACGAACGGTTTCTCATCGAGCGTTATTCTCACGTGATGCACATCGTTTCTAATGTGCGCGGAATATTGAAAAAGGGACTGGACTGTTTCGATGTGTTGAAGGCGGCGTTTCCCGCCGGGACGGTTTCCGGAGCGCCCAAGATCCGGGCGATGGAAATCATCGATGAACTGGAACCGACCCGCCGGGGACTGTACGCCGGGACGGTGGGGTATATCAGTTTCAGCGGCAATATGGACACGGCGATCGCCATTCGCACGCTTCTGGTTAAAGATAACACCGCTTATCTGGGAGTGGGAGCGGGGATCGTGGCGGATTCCGTTCCGGAAAATGAATTCGAGGAAACCATGAATAAGGGCAAGGCTTTACTGAAAGCCATCGAGATCACCGAGCAGGGGTTGTTCCAATGA